The following coding sequences lie in one Frigoribacterium sp. SL97 genomic window:
- a CDS encoding TetR/AcrR family transcriptional regulator, with translation MKPDDEEARVAPSRTSRRTRDTRRKLVEAGVVLLRRADYAAVPVAEITQLADVGLGTFYNHFAGKDALFDEAVQSVLDAQTERMATLGRADDSPVTTAAIAMHVVLGLAESDPAVAVVVARNGLRLLDAEAALVPQARALVQAGQAAGSFAELDVDLALSLVGGSLLGGLHTWWSTPELVTPAWTVELVARVLVALGCDLGDARRASSSGLDRVTGRGAD, from the coding sequence GTGAAACCGGACGACGAGGAGGCGCGGGTCGCCCCCTCGAGGACGTCCCGCCGCACGCGCGACACGCGTCGCAAGCTGGTCGAGGCCGGCGTCGTCCTCTTGCGGCGGGCCGACTACGCCGCCGTCCCCGTCGCCGAGATCACGCAGCTGGCCGATGTCGGCCTCGGCACGTTCTACAACCACTTCGCCGGCAAGGACGCGTTGTTCGACGAGGCCGTGCAGAGCGTGCTCGACGCGCAGACCGAGCGCATGGCGACGCTCGGGCGCGCGGACGACTCCCCCGTGACGACCGCGGCGATCGCGATGCACGTGGTCCTCGGGCTGGCCGAGAGCGACCCGGCCGTGGCCGTGGTCGTCGCGCGCAACGGCCTGCGCCTGCTCGACGCCGAGGCCGCGCTGGTGCCGCAGGCGCGGGCTCTCGTGCAGGCCGGGCAGGCGGCGGGCTCCTTCGCCGAGCTGGACGTCGACCTGGCGCTGTCCCTGGTCGGCGGCAGCCTCCTCGGCGGGCTGCACACCTGGTGGTCGACCCCCGAACTCGTCACCCCCGCGTGGACGGTCGAGCTGGTCGCCCGCGTGCTCGTGGCCCTCGGGTGCGACCTCGGGGACGCTCGCCGCGCCTCCTCGTCTGGTCTCGACCGGGTGACCGGGCGCGGCGCGGACTGA